A single Anopheles maculipalpis chromosome 3RL, idAnoMacuDA_375_x, whole genome shotgun sequence DNA region contains:
- the LOC126561154 gene encoding uncharacterized protein LOC126561154, giving the protein MLGTWVISLGVICLLQCTVYGEPRPDFSLDANLFGTVRVSGAISETQTVVTGINTNLDITLQTSYPRLLNLLQLTQEVGERVSQQLESVLTPLAVLAPSTSSEELDLFNRVLGEVTTLQTFLSVRLMEINSEAATLFGGFIPSQFNDALGRVSVGLHELTSALEALQTAVNAFLGQNSEEVSQCAPKAIRPRLVYRVVYAVRTLKAYLPVVRYTLLTTVENIALADQFVLRLSEEAAEVQEPSQYVDLIRATANTVNSAVSTGVSTVVSRFATVQTELAALSNLSPLMAYSSVQQMLTSFETTLQQFSSASSSFLAALEDIAEQLLLALLPDQSTPTVNNSEVVAALVTTLVAGGPFARFCFYKYSELVFGLANNGLIGVEACVNKEILRLQQLRKALLEQVPLLLFDLEDIVNKLSICHALQNVNARESCVTVIAGYYIEVASNFRTIFNNLYSTGVAEAGASTNRLLACVKVLQFEIVDGTAQSLKDQILRCAQVGPQLSG; this is encoded by the exons ATGCTTGGAACTTGGGTCATATCGCTGGGCGTGATCTGCCTGCTGCAG TGTACAGTGTATGGAGAGCCGCGTCCCGATTTCTCGCTCGACGCTAACTTGTTCGGGACGGTACGCGTGTCCGGAGCGATCAGTGAAACTCAAACGGTCGTGACGGGGATCAATACGAACCTGGACATTACACTACAAACCTCCTATCCAAGGCTATTGAACCTGCTGCAGCTAACGCAAGAAGTAGGCGAACGTGTCTCCCAACAACTGGAGAGTGTGCTAACTCCACTGGCAGTGCTCGCACCCTCAACTAGCTCGGAAGAGTTGGATCTTTTCAACAGAGTGCTCGGGGAGGTTACAACCCTGCAGACGTTTTTAAGCGTCCGATTAATGGAAATAAACTCCGAGGCAGCAACGCTGTTCGGTGGATTTATTCCATCACAGTTTAACGATGCGCTGGGCCGTGTTAGTGTGGGACTGCACGAGTTGACCAGTGCTCTGGAGGCTCTCCAGACGGCCGTGAATGCGTTCCTTGGCCAGAACAGTGAGGAGGTCAGCCAGTGTGCACCCAAAGCAATCCGACCAAGGCTGGTATATCGAGTGGTGTACGCGGTGCGAACACTGAAAGCTTACCTGCCGGTGGTAAGGTACACGCTCCTTACAACGGTCGAGAACATTGCGCTAGCCGACCAGTTTGTACTTCGACTGTCCGAAGAGGCTGCCGAAGTGCAAGAGCCTTCGCAATACGTAGATTTGATTCGGGCTACAGCCAACACTGTTAATAGTGCTGTGAGCACGGGGGTTAGTACGGTAGTAAGCCGATTCGCCACGGTCCAGACAGAGCTGGCAGCCCTAAGCAACTTAAGCCCACTAATGGCGTACAGTAGCGTACAGCAAATGCTGACCTCCTTCGAAACCACCTTGCAACAGTTCAGTTCCGCCAGTTCATCGTTCCTTGCGGCGCTTGAGGACATTGCAGAGCAGCTGCTGCTTGCCCTATTGCCAGACCAAAGCACACCGACGGTAAACAACTCGGAGGTAGTCGCTGCTCTCGTGACAACGCTGGTTGCCGGTGGTCCGTTCGCTCGATTCTGCTTCTATAAGTACTCGGAGCTTGTGTTTGGACTAGCCAACAACGGTTTGATCGGTGTGGAAGCGTGCGTCAACAAGGAAATACTGCGACTTCAGCAACTTCGCAAGGCACTGCTGGAACAAGTACCTTTGCTGCTGTTCGATCTGGAGGATATTGTCAACAAGCTAAGTATATGCCATGCCTTACAAAATGTGAATGCACGTGAATCCTGCGTTACTGTG ATCGCTGGCTATTACATCGAAGTAGCGTCTAATTTCCGAACCATATTCAACAATCTGTACAGTACTGGAGTCGCGGAAGCGGGTGCTAGCACAAATCGTTTGCTGGCATGCGTTAAGGTGCTTCAGTTCGAGATTGTGGACGGAACTGCACAAAGCCTTAAAGATCAGATTCTACGATGTGCACAAGTTGGTCCACAGTTGAGCGGATAG
- the LOC126561155 gene encoding uncharacterized protein LOC126561155, which produces MASVFLLHFKCALSSPVPEFGIPGTVPGSSQVIDASNQTSTLLQTATNRLNTSLTSNYAQLQSTLDQLGTFAKFTASIDRTVVVPLLVLTRDTSGDVSNGFKAVLDGIVSAQNYINNTLPVDLKSLELLIQHYVPDQLKDGFGCVRSGLNQLSESLTLLQTALVAAIKEAGTVNLSGTVLKIYVSLTSVFDVARAISSVRVCIPSVIETINSTIDRLKTADDFINSLKSRISSSFARFG; this is translated from the exons ATGGCTTCAGTGT ttttgcttcattttaagTGTGCTCTCAGCAGCCCAGTACCAGAGTTTGGTATTCCGGGAACAGTACCAGGTAGTTCGCAAGTGATTGATGCATCGAACCAAACAAGCACACTGCTTCAAACAGCCACCAACCGTTTAAATACATCGCTGACATCAAATTATGCTCAACTTCAGAGCACCTTAGATCAGCTGGGAACGTTCGCCAAATTCACCGCCAGCATTGATCGAACCGTCGTCGTACCACTGCTTGTGCTGACGCGCGATACATCGGGTGATGTTAGTAATGGGTTTAAAGCTGTGCTTGATGGAATCGTTTCTGCACAAAACTACATCAACAACACGCTTCCGGTGGATTTAAAAAGCTTAGAACTCCTAATCCAGCACTACGTACCCGATCAACTGAAGGATGGTTTCGGGTGTGTTCGTAGTGGGTTGAATCAGCTGAGTGAAAGTTTAACATTGCTGCAAACTGCACTCGTGGCGGCGATCAAGGAGGCAGGAACGGTCAATTTGTCGGGGACAGTGTTAAAGATATATGTAAGCCTAACATCGGTTTTTGATGTTGCACGTGCCATTAGCTCGGTCAGGGTTTGCATTCCATCGGTCATTGAAACGATCAACAGTACAATCGATCGATTAAAGACAGCTGATGATTTTATTAATAGTTTAAAAAGTAGGATTTCAAGCTCATTTGCGAGATTTGGATGA